In bacterium, the genomic stretch AGTGCCTACACATGGGTTATGAGGATAAACTTTAGTTAGCTGACCTATAATACTAAATTTACCCTTAGCCGCTAATCCAGAAGTTACCCCGGTAGCCATAATAGTTTTTGTGCCAGAATATTGGGTATCAATAGTAAAAGTAATAGAGAAAGTCCCTCCAGCGCTACAAGTAACCATAGTAATAGTTTTAGTTGTACCAAAATCTATTGTAATTAATTCTGAGGCAACAAAATCCTTTCCTTCAACTGTTATTATCGTACCTATCACGCCACTACCTGGAGATATTAATGTTATTTTAGAGTTTCTTACTTTTATTACAACCTTTTCTACCCCATTATCCTCTCCATCAGTAGTAGTAAGTTTAATAGTATAGAGTCCATTTTCTAAATCCGATACATCCCAGATAGCTAATGTGCCATTATCTACCTGCGTATAGGATGTAATAATTGGTATCCAGTAATCTGAATTTGTACCCAGACTATACTCGCCAGTGTATGATAATAAAGATGATAATACTGTATGGTTATCTACACTCATATTATCTTTAGCAGTGCCTTTAATTACAGCTTTACCCTTTAATTCTTGATTTAGTATAGGTGAGATAATATTAGTTGCCGGGGCGGCTTTTTTATCATAAGGGTAATCCATCTCCCAGACATCCCAGTTACCAGCACGATATGACCCAATAAGTATTTTTGTTCCATCTGGAGACCAACCACAGACACCTTCAGTAATCAAGGAAGGGATTAAATGCTCAAGTTCTAATTCTGCTCCATTATACATTACATCCTTTATATTAGTAATCACCCAGCAGTTCCATCTTCCAGGGTGATTATCTTTAGTTGAAGTAAATGCATATTTTTCTCCATCTGGTGAAAACATACCATCACAATCATATTCTTTGAAATTTGTCAATTGTAATAACTCTGGCTGGGCATTTTTAAATAACACATCCTGAATATTCTTTATCATCCATGCCTCTGGGTCCCCACTTCGAGTAGAATAAAATGATAATACTTTACCATCCGGTGACCAACCGCCGGTTACATCCCACTCAGGTCCAACTAATATATCTCTTATAATAGGAGTAGCATCATGATTTATTACATCCTGGAGATTAATAATCGCCTTAATATCGGCAATAGGATATTCTATATTCCAGCAACTAAATGTCATTACATTAGCATCAGGTGAGGAAATAGAGGCAAGTCCTTGTGTACCTACTACCCTAATTTCATTTGGAGGAGTGCCATTAATTACCTCTTTAAAATTCTTTATTATATAGATACCCTCTTCAGGTCCTATTTGATAAGTTTTCAGATATTTGCTATAAACCAACATCTCGCCATCAGGTAAAAAGCCAAGAGGGGTACAATGATATTTCTCATCCTTAATTATCTCCTTTTTATTTTTACCATCCGCATCCATTATCCAGATGGTATATGAACCATCCTCACTTAGAAGTGGATAAACTATCATTTTACCATCTGGTGAATAACCTGCTGGACTTTCATTACAGGTATCTGTAGTTAACTGTCTTAGATAAGGTGGGTTGACCACTTCCTCTACACATATTACTGGTTGATTAGTAATAGGTGTAAGAATCCCTTCAAATCCTTGTGATTTTATAATAAATGTATTAGAGCCTAAAGTAATAGTACCCTGTGGCGTACCTATATACATTATAGTAAATGTACCTTCAGCAAACATTTTCTCAATAGGTATTATAACGGTTGAACCTACAATACTACGGTATTTTAAAACCACTTCAGGTCCCGGAGTAACTGTTATCGCCCAATCAGGAGGTATAGTCCAGTTAGGTGGTATAGTTAAAGTAACCGTCCCATTACTTAAATCTGCCTCTGCTGTATAAGTGATATAAAATACCTCAGTAATATCTACTATTGTCCTATCTGGCTCTATCTTTGCGATTCCACTACCATCTGTCGGTTTCTCAATTATATTAAATATCGCAGTAGCCTTATGCCCATATTTAACACTTGTAGCTGTAATATTAACTGGGCCTATAGCTTGTGTATCAACTATAAAAGTAGCTATAAATTTACCATAAGCGTCTGATGTAGTAATTGAGATAGTTTTAGTAGTGCCAAAGTCTATCTGTATTGGTTCTGTTGGATAATAACCTTCTCCTGCTATCGTAACCTTAGTACCAACAAACCCTAATACTGGAGATACCAGCGTTATCCCTGGTCCTATTACAATAGGCCCATAGCTAATATTTGTAGGAGTGCCAATAGCCTCTATTCCGTATTCATCTTTTGCTTCAAAATAGTAGCTATAAACTCCACCAGAGTACAATCTCAAAACACACCAGTAGTTTTCACCTTCTATATAATCCTTAGTTGGTTCAACAGGCATTTTGGCTTTCCCGATAGTAGTAGTTCCTTTAAGAATGCATATCTTAGGATAGCCAGAATAAGGGGGAGCATTATCTTCATCTTTATATTTTACTTTAAATGTAAAATATGTCTCTCGAACAATACCTTCATGTGGTTCTAATCCATCTTCTTCATAACCTGGGGTACCTCTCCATTCTAATTCAGGTGCATGACTTACCTTTGGACCGGTTCGAAGCACGGTAAAAAGACCTCTAGCTTCTTCTCCCTTACTATCTTTAGCATAGAACTTATATTGATAGGTTCCCGTAGCATTTAAAAAGATGGTTTTGGAATAAGTAGCTCCTTTTAAATAACTTCCATTGACATAATCCATTGTGTAGGTTCCGATTCCATAAGGCTTATCGTCTTTATAAATAAGGACAGCGGGATAGCCTGGAGCCGGTGGGTCAACATTAATATCCATATATGCCGTGTGAAAGGTAAAAGGGGTATCTGGCGTCCCGGAATCAGGATTACAACCATCTGTATAACCACTTTCGCCAGTCCAGAGGAGTAATGGTGAATAATTCACCCCTTCAACTTTAGGTCCTGAATGAATCGTTGTTGCCTCACCTATTGCCTCGACATTATTATTGTTTTTAGCCTCAAAGCGATAGCTATACGCATCACTGGCATAAGAATATCTAACATCATAAATCCCGTAAATTACCCCATCTGTATAATCGTTATCATTTTCATTTTCCTTTATGAGTAAAGACGATGGCGTGATTAAAATTCCTCCCATATAGAGATTCACCCAAGGATAACCCTCTGCTGGTGGGATATTATCAATATCAGTATATAATACTTTATAAGTAAAGTATCCTGTAGGTCCTACATCTGGCTCTACACCATCAGAAATATACCCTCCTTCACCTATCCAGGTTAATGTTGGAGAGCCTATTATTTTAGGTCCTGCGTGACTTAGAGTAGGACTCCCTTTTGCCAGAATTTCATCTATATTCTTTGAAACAAATTGATATGAATATAGCCCTGTCTCAAGATTAGCTATTTCAAAACTATACAGTTTACCATCCTTATAGTCAATATCTTGTGGATTTACTTCTTCCATAATAAATGGGCTATTTTGTAATTCCCGGCCACCTCTAAAAATCCTTACCTCTGGATACCCGGTTAGTGGTGGTCTGTTAAGATAATCAATATATTTTACTCGATAGGTATAAGTTCCAACTAATCTCTCTCCTTCTTCTGGGTGAAGTCCATCCTGGACATAATTTTCTTCCTCTGTCCAATCTAAAATCGGATATTCACAGGTTACGAATACAGTAGATGCAATCTTTTGCTCAGAACTAATTCCCCTTACCAGGATAGTTTTTGAGCCCATAGGTTGAGAATCAATAGTAAAGGAAATTTCAAAACTACCTGCTAAATTTGCCACTCCAGTAGCAATAGTCTTCGTAATACCAAAATCTATCACTACCTCTTCTGAAACCTCAAATCCCGCTCCTTCTATACTTACTATTGTTCCAATTGTACCAATTACAGGACTAATTAAGACAATACTCCCTTTGATACTAAAAGTGCCTCTTAGAGTTACCTCAGAACTTAATCCTATTGCACAGATAGTCTTTATACCAAAACTCATGGTATCAACAGTAAATATAGAAGAAAAACTACCATTAGCATCTGCGTATGAAGAGGTAATAGAAATAGTCGTCCCAAAGTCTATTCGGATTAATTCTAAGGCAAAGAAGTCCTCCCCCTGTACTGTAACTACGCTACCAACAGTACCAGAATCAGGCAAAATAGTTATCGTTGGTGTAGCAACCTTTAGAATGAGTGTTTGCGTAGATTTGTTATTCCCATTATCTCTACCTATAATTAATAACTCTTTTATACCAGGATTTACCTCTGCTACTATTGCTTGATAAGAATATATATCGTTACCTATATAACTCATTGCCTGGGTACCAGCACCTCCAATTGGTGCAATATCAACCATAACCTCTACAATTCCATATTTATCTATTACCTTTGAGGATAAAGTTACCGTAGCTCCCACTGGGACAACTTCTGGTATAGCTTTTGGATTGGTTATTTCAGGTGGAGTATTATCTACTATTACTTTACCTATTTGTTGAGGTGCATGATAATTCATCACATTTACCGCATCTATTTTATACACATATTCACCATCTTCTACAACTATATTACTATTATCTTTACCATCCCAGATTTCTGTATTAGTCCCTGAAGGTTTATTTACTTCTACTATTAAATCACGCACTAACTCATAATTCGTATTATAAATCTTGATTGTTACCTTTGCCTCTTCTGGTAGATGATAGATAATGGTAGTAGTATCCTTTTGATTGTCATCATTAGGTGAGAAAATATAAGGATAAGCACTGACATTTGTTATATAACTACTTATGTCAAATATCTGTAAATTACTGTTATTTGAATCGACTACATATAATTTTTTTTGATGGACAGCCAATTTCTGTGCAGTATGAAATTGTCCTTTACCAGGCCCGAATCTACCAAATGTATGTAAAAATTGACCGGTATTAGAGAATTTTTGTATTCTAAAGTTATACTTATCTGCTACCCATATATTTCCATCACTATCTACTGCTACATCTACCGGGTCTAAAAACTCACCTATCTTTCTTCCTTGTATACCAAACTTATGTATAAAATTACCATCTTTATCAAATATAGATATTCGTTGATTACGCATATCCGCTACATATATATTTCCATCTTTATCTAATGTTAGACCATAAGGCTCACTAAATTGAGTAGTCTCGCTACCTTCACTGCCTAAAATATTATCTCCATCAAATGAATTTACCGGATTAAATGAAGAATCAAACTTTAGTACTCTATCATTACCAGAATCTAAAACATAAAGGTTACTATCCTTATCCAATTCTATATCTCTTGGATAATAAAATTGCGGATTACCTGTAAAACACTTCATAAAAGAGATACTATTTCTATCATCATACAGATGTTGTACACGGTCATTGCCAGTATCTACTACAAATATATTTCCTCTTTTATCTACTGCTATACCTTGTGGGCTTCTAAACTGCCCATCACCCGTTCCTTCTTGCCCAAAGGAATAAAGAAACTTACCGTTTTCATCATATTTCTTTATCTTATCATTACCGGTATCTGCAACATAAATACTGCCATCATAAGAAACCGCTACACCATAAGGGTATAAAAGTTCTGCATCAGGTGGTCCTTTCCCCTTTATCCCTACACTACCGATAAACTTACTACTGGCGAATACAGTAGTGGTCAAAAATATTAAACTAAATATTAAAAATAATCTCACTTTTACCATCTTTCGTTCCTCTTTATTTAGAGGACGCAGATTTTCGCAGATTATTAGGATTATTATTAGATATATCTTGTAAATCTTGTTCATCTGCGTCCTATTTTCAGATTATTTAGTTGGAGTGGTATAATTTTTTATTTCTACCTAATTTCCATCTATTTCTATAAATTTCTACCTATTTCCATCATATTTTTTAGTAATCAAATTAAGCGGATTTATCGGATTAGGAGTTTTCATCTTTTTATATTCTCTTCCATTTTTTTTAATAGTTCTTTATCTTTTTCTGGAAAGTAAATTCCTTCCTTAATGATATAAGGTGTAATAAACATAACAACCTCTCTTGTAAGGTCAACTTTTACAGTTTTAGAAAACAGATATTTTAATAATGGTATCTTTTTAAGAATAGGAATCCCTTTAATGTCTTCTACCTTTTCAGTCTTTCTTAATCCTCCTAATACAAAGGTCTCACCATCTTTAACATTTACTTCTGTGTTCATAGATCTTTGGAAGATTATTGGCATTCCTTTTGGACTCCAGCCTGTAAAATCACTAATTCTTGGAGAAATTCTTAAATTAATGAAATTATCCTGCTGAACAATGGGTAAGACAGATAGATATACCCCAGCCTTGACTGTCATCTCTCTACCAGGAGAATAACTATTATCCGAAGGCGAATAAGGTATTATTTCACTGGCATCAAGATAAGCTAAATTATTATTTTTTGTTATTATCTTTGGTGATGCCAAAACTCTTCCTTCACCATCTCTAATCATTAACTCGATAATATCTGAGATATTAAATCTGGGAGAAATAGTAAAGGAAAATTCTTTACTATCGTGATTAGGTGTATTATCTTCATATTTATATTGGGTTTTCTGATACCTGATTTCTGGGTACATTCTATCCAACCAGCCCATTATATCTAAACCCACCTTCTTATAAAATTCCCAATTTAATTCTAATATAGTAATTTCAATTAAGATATGTTTAATAGGAACATCTAAATTTCTAATTAAGTCCTTAACTTCTTCAATTTTGCTGGGGATATCTGTGATTATTAACCCATTCAAGTCTCCTACTTTAAGTATCTTACCATCTTTAGATAATTTATGTTTTACCAAATCGATTATATGAGAGGCATCTGTATGGTTAAGTAGAATCACACTTGAGACAAAATTACCACCAGCTTTTATCCCTTTAATATCAAATTCTCTAATAATAGGTTCCAAACTCTCTATCATTTCCGGGGTATCAGTAACATATACGATATTATCCTTCTCATTTACATAAACTGAGCCGTATATTGACAACATACTTTCAATGATTGGTTTTAACTCAAGTGCTACTGCATTTTTTAGGGTAAATTTTTGAGTTTTAATCTTACGATATTCCTTTTCAAGACTATAGAATTTTATCTCCTTTGTTTTTTCTAATTCATCCTCTTCTAAGGGAATTTTTTCTGCAGATTGCCCTTCGATTGAGAAAAACATTATGAGCAATAATATTATAGAGAGTCGTTTTTTTATTTTCATAAATAACACCTCTTTTTTTATTAATTTGTTTCTACCAAATAATAGTAGATGAATTTCATAATATAATCTGGTACGCTCAGTCTTGGGAAGTAACCCATACAATTTGCCGCATTGAGTCTCCCGCCAGATTTAACTTTTTCCTTAAATTCAGGTAAAGGATCAACTCTATCTAATATAGTTTCAATTATATCCCTTTGGTTGATAGTTAGGTTTTGAGATAGCATTAAGCCCACGACTCCTGTTGTATGCGGAGCAGCCATAGATGTTCCGCTAAGGTATCTATATTCATTTCCAAATTTTGTACTTATGATATTAACCCCAGGAGCAGTCAAATCTACAGATGTTTTTCCATAATTTGAAAACCAAGCAAGTTTATCATTGTGGTCACTTGCAGCGACTGAAATTATATTTGGTAAATCATATCCTGCTGGATAAAAACCAATAGATCTACCTCTTATTTTAGGAGGATTATCCAAATCCATTCTAAAGTTCCCTGCTGCTGCGACAAAAATTACACCATTTTTACCTGCATAATCTATCATTTCTTTTAAAGCCTCTGATGGAAATATAGAGCCCCAACTTGCATTAATTACATTGGCTCCCATTTTAATAGCATATTGAATAGCTGGAAGTATATTCGATAAATATGCATATCCATATTTACAGAAAGATTTAAGAGGCATGATTTTTATCTTCCAATTCATCCCTGCAATACCTTGACTATTATCTCCTATTGCACCAATTATTCCTGAAACATGTGTCCCGTGATATATTGGGTAACTATCATCCATTGGGTCATTATCCCAATTGAAAAAATCCCACCCATATACATCATCTACATACCCATTCTCATCATCATCAATACCATTTTTAGGTATTTCACCTTCATTAATCCAAATATTATCTTTTAAATCTATATGATTGTAGTCAATACCAGTGTCTATTACAGCTATTACTATCTCTCTACTTCCTGTATGAAAATCCCAAGCTTCAGGAGCATCTACATCTGCATCCTCTTTACCTTTGGTCTGACCTAAGTTATGCAATCCCCATTGCATATTAAAGAGTGGGTCATCAGGTATCTTATTTAGCCTATATAGGGAATCAGGTTCAACTTCTTTTACAATTCTACTATTCAAAAGTTGCTCTCTAAGATATTTAAATGGGAGCAAAGAACTTACATAACATCTTCTAAATACACTTTGTGAGTCATTTGTCACATCCTCTAACCCTAATTGTATATATAGGTCTTGTAATTTGTTGATCTGTACTTCTTTCAATTCTATAACTATTTTGTGGAAAATTTCCTCAGTATTATCTTGTAACATTTCTGCAAAGAGATAATTATTAAAACTCACCAATAAAATATAAAGCATTATTATTACTTTAATACCTAACAATATATATAATTTACTCATTTAAATACACCTCAATTCCAAATAAATTTCTACCTATTTCTATCATATTTTTTAGTAAGCGGATTAAACGGATTTATCGGATTATTTTTTATCCGTTTTACCTAATCATTCTTTTTTCTTTAGTGAAGATTTCGTAGATTCAACTTGTCGCTTCTCTTTATCTATATCTTCTATTCTGACGATGAAAATATCAGAACCTTCGCCTATCATACCTATAAAAAGTAATTTTTTACTATCAGGTGACCAAGACACTTCTCTCCATATTCTTGGAACATTCTCAATCTTTCTCAATCCACTTCCATCACTATTTATAAGCCACACCTCTCCACTTCCACCAAAGATAGCCATTTTTTTATCCGGAGACCATATTAAACCACAACCTGTATTTTCCATAATTAGTCTACTTGTTCCATCAGGATTTTTTATCCAAAGGTCTATCTTCTTGGGTAATTTTTCCTTACCACTTGCAACTGGTGCTTTTTTTAAAGGAATACCATCCCCTGTAAAATAAAATTTATACTTTGCTTCTAAAGGTGGTGCCTTTCGAGCTTGCTCCATTTCTCTAATCTTACTATGTTTCTCAAAGATAATGGTATGTCCTTCTCCGGGTGCCCAAATTGGTTTGTATTCATCATATGGATCACCACCTAATACTTCTACTTCTTTTGTATTGATATCTATTACGAGGGACCTTCCCGGATCAAACCTATGCCATGAAGTTTGGGAACATAGAATTTTTGTATCATCAGGAGACCATTTTGGAAGTCTATAACTCATTATATCATTAGGGTCAGGAGTAACACATACCCTTTCTGTTCCATCAGCATTCATTATCCAAAGTGTATCCCTGTCTTTTCCTGTTTCTAAAATTCCATTTTCATCCGTATCTTCTCTAAAGATATACGCAATCTTCTTTCCATCATGAGACCAAGTTGCTTCCATCTTCATTGTTTTAGTTATAGTGCCCATTTGAACAGCTCTTATAGGTTTACTTTCTATTTTTTTTTGAACTTCGTTTTTTGCTATACATACTCCTGTGAAAAATAATACTCCAAGAACAATTAATAACAACCTCATTTTTTTATTTTTAAACATTCTAATCACCTCCAATTTTTAATGATCAGCTAACCATTGAGATTCACTATAAGTATAAGGAGCTGTGGGGTATGTCCATGATTTAAGAGGTATCCCTAACCTCTGCTTTATCTGAATTGCATACCTTATTGATTCTTCTGACATTAAGTCATCTCTTACGATATACATCCAAGCATATCTTCTTAGTGTCTGATTAGGACCTAACTCTCCTCCATTATATCCAGCTAGTGCCTTAGCTAATAAATCGATATTATCATCATCACCAACTTGGCAGAAACTAAAAGCAGTCCTCAAGCACGGATTATTCATATATTGAGCGCCTGCTAATAGGTTTCCGTCAGGAGCATATAAATTAGTAGATGCAGGTATATTACCATTGCCATTATATGCTAAACTATTAAATGGCATCATCTGCATAAAGCCTAATGCTCCTTGTGGAGATATAGTAATTCTTCTATTCTGCCAGTGAGTGCCACTTGATTCCTGCTCTATCATACCTCGCAAAAGTTCCTCTTCATCTGTACTATCAGGTGGAATATTTGTAATAATTCCTTCTGGTAGATTAGTGCCATTGGGGTCAGACCGTGAATGTTGAATGTAAAAGGAACTGCTTTCTACATTCAAGGTCTGACTCTACTAATCCCCTACTAATCCAATAAACAACATTTTTTTGAGCATCATCCTTCCTCCTTCTTATTCCTCAATTTCTACGTTTGCTAAACGATATTTAATTTGATAGGGAAAAGGTTTTTCCCATGGACACATAATAAATTCTTTTGTATAGGCATTGATATAAACATACTGATATTCCCCTGGCATCGTCATATGTTCACATTTAAACCTCCAGTATGGAACTAATACTTGAATTTTTCTCTCTGATGTAGGCCAGCAATGATAGTGATAAACAATATCTATATTAGTTATTTTGTATCCATTATAACTAATGACTTTATAACTGTTATCCACTGCTGCTAATAAAGCCTCTGATGGAGAGATGATATTTTGTCTCCCTTCTTCTTTAAAACCAAGAACCTTCCGCCACCGCCTATGGAATATTACTATCCCTTTATAATTTACGCTAGCTTCAATATAATCTCCGCCATATTTTGGATCATCTA encodes the following:
- a CDS encoding secretin N-terminal domain-containing protein, with amino-acid sequence MKIKKRLSIILLLIMFFSIEGQSAEKIPLEEDELEKTKEIKFYSLEKEYRKIKTQKFTLKNAVALELKPIIESMLSIYGSVYVNEKDNIVYVTDTPEMIESLEPIIREFDIKGIKAGGNFVSSVILLNHTDASHIIDLVKHKLSKDGKILKVGDLNGLIITDIPSKIEEVKDLIRNLDVPIKHILIEITILELNWEFYKKVGLDIMGWLDRMYPEIRYQKTQYKYEDNTPNHDSKEFSFTISPRFNISDIIELMIRDGEGRVLASPKIITKNNNLAYLDASEIIPYSPSDNSYSPGREMTVKAGVYLSVLPIVQQDNFINLRISPRISDFTGWSPKGMPIIFQRSMNTEVNVKDGETFVLGGLRKTEKVEDIKGIPILKKIPLLKYLFSKTVKVDLTREVVMFITPYIIKEGIYFPEKDKELLKKMEENIKR
- a CDS encoding S8 family peptidase, which produces MSKLYILLGIKVIIMLYILLVSFNNYLFAEMLQDNTEEIFHKIVIELKEVQINKLQDLYIQLGLEDVTNDSQSVFRRCYVSSLLPFKYLREQLLNSRIVKEVEPDSLYRLNKIPDDPLFNMQWGLHNLGQTKGKEDADVDAPEAWDFHTGSREIVIAVIDTGIDYNHIDLKDNIWINEGEIPKNGIDDDENGYVDDVYGWDFFNWDNDPMDDSYPIYHGTHVSGIIGAIGDNSQGIAGMNWKIKIMPLKSFCKYGYAYLSNILPAIQYAIKMGANVINASWGSIFPSEALKEMIDYAGKNGVIFVAAAGNFRMDLDNPPKIRGRSIGFYPAGYDLPNIISVAASDHNDKLAWFSNYGKTSVDLTAPGVNIISTKFGNEYRYLSGTSMAAPHTTGVVGLMLSQNLTINQRDIIETILDRVDPLPEFKEKVKSGGRLNAANCMGYFPRLSVPDYIMKFIYYYLVETN
- a CDS encoding lytic transglycosylase domain-containing protein codes for the protein MNVESSSFYIQHSRSDPNGTNLPEGIITNIPPDSTDEEELLRGMIEQESSGTHWQNRRITISPQGALGFMQMMPFNSLAYNGNGNIPASTNLYAPDGNLLAGAQYMNNPCLRTAFSFCQVGDDDNIDLLAKALAGYNGGELGPNQTLRRYAWMYIVRDDLMSEESIRYAIQIKQRLGIPLKSWTYPTAPYTYSESQWLADH